Proteins encoded together in one Ammospiza caudacuta isolate bAmmCau1 chromosome 27, bAmmCau1.pri, whole genome shotgun sequence window:
- the LOC131568615 gene encoding myosin light chain kinase, smooth muscle-like: protein MSLEEGAEEPFEHRDVVINSQDKVSDVYTQLEKLGEGKFGTVYRLQEKATGRIRAGKYFRARTAKERQAARAEVELMNLLHHPRLVQCLEAFQEPTQLVMVMEYVAGGELFERIVDDDFEHTEPSSAQYMQQILEGLQFMHGQAIVHLDLKPENIVCVSPGSHRVKIIDFGLARRLAPDTPVKVLHGTPEFMAPEVVAFEPVSFSTDMWSVGVICYILLSGESPFQGDTDMETLSNVTAAWWDFEEESFSEISQQAKDFISQLLQKEPSRRLPSAGALLHPWLQQPQPSSPKVLSKERIRQFLARRKWQKTGKALLALKRLTLLSQSLEGKASEAQDEEGLEEDQPSRALPQPGANPSELLPDQEEEEDGESTAASGQ from the exons ATGTCCCTGGAAGAAG GAGCTGAGGAGCCCTTTGAACACCGTGACGTGGTCATCAACAGCCAGGACAAGGTTTCAGATGTGTACACACAGCTGGAGAAGCTCGGGGA GGGGAAGTTTGGGACGGTGTACAGGCTGCAGGAGAAGGCCACGGGCAGGATCCGGGCCGGGAAATATTTCCGAGCGCGCACGGCCAAGGAGAGGCAGGCGGCGCGCGCCGAGGTGGAGCTGATGAACCTCCTGCACCACCCACGCCTTGTGCAGTGCCTGGAGGCCTTCCAGGAGCCCACCCAGCTGGTGATGGTCATGGAGTA CGTGGCAGGCGGGGAGCTCTTTGAGCGCATTGTGGACGATGACTTCgagcacacagagcccagcagtgcccagtacaTGCAGCAGAtcctggaggggctgcagtTCATGCACGGCCAGGCCATCGTGCACCTGGACCTGAAACCCGAGAACATCGTCTGCGTCAGCCCCGGCAGCCACCGCGTCAAGATCATCGACTTCGGGCTGGCACGGAGGCTGG ctccagacACCCCTGTGAAGGTTCTCCACGGCACTCCCGAGTTCATGGCTCCAGAAGTGGTCGCCTTCGAGCCCGTGAGCTTCTCCACGGACATGTGGAGCGTTGGTGTCATCTGCTACATCCT gctgagtgGGGAGTCACCCTTCCAGGGGGACACGGACATGGAGACCCTGAGCAATGTCACAGCTGCCTGGTGGGACTTTGAGGAGGAGAGCTTCTCTGAGATCTCCCAGCAAGCCAAGGACTTCATCAGCCAACTGCTGCAGAAGGAGCCCAG ccgGCGGCTCCCCAGtgcaggggctctgctgcacccctggctgcagcagccccagcccagcagccccaagGTGCTGTCCAAGGAGAGGATCAGGCAGTTCCTGGCACGGAGGAAGTGGCAG AAAACAGGGAAAGCCCTGCTGGCCCTCAAGAGGCTGAccctgctgtcccagagccTGGAGGGGAAGGCATCAGAGGCTCAGGATGAGGAAG GCCTAGAGGAGGACCAGCCCTCCAGAGCTCTGCCCCAACCAGGTGCCAACCCCTCCGAGCTGCTGCCAgaccaggaggaggaggaggatggtgaGAGCACTGCAGCCTCGGGGCAGTGA
- the HEXIM1 gene encoding protein HEXIM1 has product MADAAPAEPGPEPQCEAEPRSEPEARPEPQSEPEPQPERGEAPTEDGDAGRLPPPGAEAAAAGGAEGRPPAGGAGRPGLGPRYRAVGRTEEWPVKKKHRRRPSKKKRRWKPYSKLSWEEKQQFDERQSLRASRLRAEMFAKGQPVAPYNTTQFLMEDHDQEEPDLKTGLYPRRAAAKSDDTSEEDFLDDAADEDGGSDGMGGDGSEFLQRDFSETYERYHVESLQNMSKQELVKEYLELEKCLSRMEEENNRLRMESKKAGGEAADPARVQALEREVDRLRAENLRLLREQELLPRQEKGPCKPGE; this is encoded by the coding sequence ATGGCCGACGCGGCGCCCGCTGAACCGGGGCCGGAGCCCCAGTGCGAAGCGGAGCCTCGCTCCGAGCCCGAGGCGCGGCCGGAGCCGCAGTCCGAGCCCGAGCCGCAGCCCGAGCGCGGAGAGGCGCCGACGGAGGACGGCGATGCCGGGCGGCTGCCGCCCCCcggggcggaggcggcggcggcgggcggcgccgAGGGGCGGCCGccggcgggcggagcggggcgtCCCGGCCTGGGCCCGCGGTACCGGGCCGTGGGACGCACCGAGGAGTGGCCGGTGAAGAAGAAGCACCGTCGGCGGCCGTCGAAGAAGAAGCGGCGCTGGAAGCCGTACTCgaagctgagctgggaggagaaACAGCAGTTCGACGAGCGGCAAAGCCTCCGCGCCTCCCGGCTGCGAGCGGAGATGTTCGCCAAGGGGCAGCCGGTGGCTCCCTACAACACCACGCAGTTCCTCATGGAGGACCATGACCAGGAGGAGCCCGACCTGAAAACCGGGCTGTACCCGCGGCGAGCGGCCGCCAAGTCGGACGACACGAGCGAGGAGGATTTCCTGGACGACGCGGCCGACGAGGACGGGGGCAGCGACGGGATGGGGGGGGACGGCAGCGAGTTTCTGCAGAGGGACTTCTCGGAGACCTACGAGCGGTACCATGTGGAGAGCCTGCAGAACATGAGCAAGCAGGAGCTGGTGaaggagtacctggagctggAGAAGTGCCTGTCGCGCATGGAGGAGGAGAACAACCggctgaggatggagagcaAAAAAGCCGGCGGGGAAGCGGCGGACCCGGCGCGGGTGCAGGCGCTGGAGCGGGAGGTGGACAGGCTGCGAGCCGAGAACCTGCGGCTGCTgcgggagcaggagctgctgccccggcaggaAAAGGGCCCCTGCAAGCCGGGGGAGTGA